The genomic segment cttccttagcctagaggcctcagatgtatcctccacggagctgcagatttctacccaggatttgtgctgagctcgcccttatattttcttagctcagctttattgatgtcccaatcgtgtgttgcttttgtggtttttgctctattgaagagttttctgcagtccttccttacaCCAACcatctctggggtccaccatggcggtcgctattTACCCCTTAGCTTGGCACTAGGGAATGGTGACACAAGCACGTCATTCTGGACCATCGTGTTCCGCTTGAGCACTATGTCTAtacctccgtagtttccacttccttttctcgTCTAGAAGGGACAgtggtgcaaaatttgtgccaaaatttatcccaatccgcctttcttctttTAAGCCGAGGGACCattacttcagtattttctccaaggcttatactaatataacgatgatcagagaagctgtggttatccaacacttcccagtcgcatatttttccacttatatcttccgatacaatagtaatatctagtacctcctggctgttcctggtaataaaggtcggtttatcccctttattacaaatcgccagattgcaacatacaatattcgataagcagctcatccCTTACGTTGATATCCGATCTTCCCCATATCTTGTGATGTggattagcatcacttcctacaatgaggctcttctttccTACAGAAGCGGATTCAATCAGcgaggtttgaaggcggcatctctgtatcgtgtgtcatatatagggacaccagccagtaatgagacttgtttatttcaaggctgtctacaactaaatcttcagtgtttagcgggagaaaaaaaaatttagactactctttgcaagaatacaggctctgtcttccattccctgtacccttgagtagattaaatcccgaaattcttagttcacgaaccattcctatacacacccatggttctggataagaaccacgtcaaatctccCTGATTTCCGACCAcgccgcttctatagaccttcagtttcagactctcactaatagggagggAGACTTCCTAAATTCGGGAATTCGCTTCACAGACTACCCCAaggactacacgtctagattcggaaactggaccgcagtcagccaaaaagcTGCGgccacctggagggcatcccatgcctaaaagaactacggcgaacaacagtaagattggtccaagaacctttgctaatgtcgctagggacagtttgttgatggcagttgtcgacaagggagaaaaaCAGGCCTGCATGCCtcggaataattggagtgggatagtcaatagaATGTCATCAGTACACTCCGATGtctttgcggaatttcctggatctcctccagtttgtgacgatgcacgctggtatcggggccgatacagattaattgccttcggggatcaacgctcaattgaaatgtatcttggtgcgctaaaaaagattggtaagatctggccaggtgcagcactagatttagtcaagaaggaagatattccttctcgaccaacggcgcatgcttggataccaaggattcccttagATCCTGagtcgatacttggaagaccaAGGggatgtaatcccaatctttcaaccaccgactggaagattagtagattggatgaggctggtAGTGACCGGAGACTTGTAGTATTCGtattaaactccggctgtctcgcagatcaacaagtctgaaggggttgtatcctacagaTTCAAGTAAGAaggccttgaaataaacaagtctcgttactggctggcttccttaTTTATGGCACAAGATTCAGAGatgtcgctggttgaagctgcttctgtagggaaggaaatcctcattgtaggaagtgatgctaatgcacatcaccagatatggggaagttcggatatcaacgtaagggatgagctgcttatcgaatattatatatgttgcaatctggcgatttgtaataaaggcgataaaccgacctttattaccaggagcaggcaggaggtactagatattagcTTTGTATCGTTCTTCCACTTATAGCTTATAAGTGGAAGAACATGCGACTAGGAAGTGTTGGACgtccacagcttctctgatcatcttcATATtaatttcagccttggagaaaatactgaagtagtggtccctcggctaaaaagaagaaaggcggattgggataaattttgacacaaattttgcaccactatcccttttagactagaaaaggaagtcgaaactacggaggatatagacatagtggtcaagtggACATGAAGGCCCTGAATAACTCGTTTGTGTCAGCATTCCCTAGtgtcaagccaaggggcaaacagcgaccgccatggtggaccccagagatgGTTGGTTTAAGggaggactgcagaaaacttttcaacagaacaaaagccacaagagcaccacaagaTTGGGACATCAAtaaagctgagctaagaaaatataagggcgagctcagaacaaatcctggatagaattctgcagctccgtggaggatatatttgaggcctctaggctaaggaagattctgttctcGAGTCCTGTTACGGTGGTGTATATTCAGAAgtagagaatgtatggacaaggtctagtgagaaaacaccagaactactcgttgatacacctttttcgggaaattctccaacggacaacgtggcgccagaagcggttgtcactgatatatatatgtatatatatatatatatatatatatatatatatatatatatatatatatagatatatatatatatatatatatagatatatatatatatagataaatttttttttttgttttttatttatttatttatatatgtataaatcTATTTTTTCCCTCACAAAATATATGTAACTAAAACTTACAAGATATTAAaaccaattaatttttgttttaggaaTCGTTTTGTGCTGATGTAGCTCCCTTAAACAAGTTCATGGCGGACAATAACATCGACACATCATGTTTCATTACAAACAATGTGTCCGAGAACTTGCTTATCTATAAtttaacaaaacaatttaaattatctATAATTGACCTAAACGAACAATGGGATGATGAACATTGTGGATATCAAGAAGTGCttcaaattttaagaaacaAAGTTTGGTCTAGTGTCGATCTTTCTGACATACGTTGTGAAAAAGAAACTAACAGTAAGTTAAAAAGgcttatttgaaattttatcttatatttttttattacagaCGCTCTAGATAACGACTTGAAGGAAGAATATTGTAATGTTGAGCAACAATTAAATGAATTTGAAGATTTAGTTAATAGCATTCAAACTTTTAAAACGTTGTCACAAAATCTAAGTCGGGATGATGTCTTAAATAATGCTGAAATATTAGCTGAACAGTTTGTAAAAATGTTGAGTGAAGATTAAGCTAATGTATTTTTATTTctacaaaagaaataaaaacgagCATATTGCTTTATGCATTTTATAAATCTATATTATTTGTAGTGCTCTTACTGTTTAAACCAATTTACTTtagagtaacctctaaaaaaaaatttttaagatagGAAAtccctgctacttacaaaatccttaattgtttgcaataccactcccctaagttggtttatgtgtggtattgtgtcttcacctaggtgccggtatctgttagacgcaaaagccagACAATGTGAAAGGAAATGCTTCACCGTCCCATcaccttccccgcatgccctacacatactatcacttgccgcaccgattttacgtaagtgagctcgtagtcctatgtgtcccgttatgataccaacagctatactgacctccttcttacttcttttcagtaatagcctcgtcttctcacaatatGGATTCACCCATAGGGTTTATTCCGTTttggccctgcacccaaacgatgcggattttgtcatcctcagagaaggcgttaatctccttcttacacagccagattgtttgtgaccttaacttcctggttgttattgcccttatggcaattttaatgtcagtaaagatgttcacactcgacatcctcgcgttagcaccacaccacttcacgcaatccgtgatcctacaggcggagatccgggcctCCACCTACtggtcaggcagcctaaaacagaagtcaatccctgggttctcaatgtagtcccccaggcccactctgtgctctagctttgatccatccgtgtaacatgttcTTCCAGATGGTAGTACTAGGGATCCGTCAATCCaatactgtgccgatggcagcagtgcttcggactcgacttcaaggttcatctcaggtatccgatcggaaacctcttcccttccttccaggtttcctatcgtcgcctcgattataccgcgatggtatgagctgctcccatcctcaatccattctcccatcgccttaagtctcatagccgcaatggctcacacttaatctgcatgtcaatgggtcggatatctagaatagtctctagtgctctagtgggcgtggtcctcatcgctccgcctatgccaagacaacatgttccctaaacctgttgtatggtccttatgttgcactttttctccatagcagtccaccaaattactgaggcgtaagtaagtattggtctaaccacgctcctgtagagccagtggactccccggattcaggccccatttcgagcatacggcccgtctacatagtgcccaacatgtgTGAtttttctcagtacgctcctgaatgtgacacttccaattcagtttcctgtccaagatcacatctaagtatttgatcttgtcagatatcgaaatcgtcttatagaGGAAACAGgcgtatttcagtcttctctgtgttaacatagagacctctgggtctagcccagcatATGCAATATGCaactgcatagctcgttcgcatccttaccccttagtTGTAATATAACATCACCTGCGtatcagacgggttcaaatccctcctcagtcagcatccgtaataggttatttatggtggtcacccataggactggcgataaaatgcccccctgtggcgtgccctgtgccactttctcccttgtaTTTATGtcatgcgacacacaatttatccacctgttccttatcatatggtttatccagtctctaaggaccgggtccacctggtctaaggattggatcaatgtgtcggtgccttgatgtcaatgcataccgccagtgtgtacgttttggcatcgaaggattcttctattttatgcacaacctcgtgcagggcagtctccaccgatcttcccttgacatcCTGTTTGTATCTGAGGCAAGCTGTTTGTATCTGAGCACATCGTTGGATGTcctatcatggtgtccacaatacgttccatgtgagtagaaaggacgttaggcttatgggtctgtttGGCTTTGGTGCCgcgtaacttgccttgccgggcttggatataaacaCCGCCCTTGCCAGGCTCTAGAAGTAcaatatatgcaagtcctaggcacgctgtgaaaatattggccagacgaggcgccaaatagtctgcctctttctgtagtaacgccggagatattccatcaggtctgggggacttaaatggtttgaagctcttcaaggattccttcaccataaattccgtaattataaaccttcgatcaacgtcattattccatgattccggtgtctccgtgagtcccgtcgtatcctgtgaaaatgggttttcatcaaaagcctcaacatgtcctccattgtctctgctctcattcccatgtcgtctactacaGTTTCAGTTGGGAAataggtttttgagagaaacgttttcatcttggcggcattATTAACGCtattgccgctctggtaatcttattgtaatcCTTGAGCAGTGTGTATtaaacatcccaataaacttcctcttttttacgacgtgacctgttaaaaagtctgcgtacctctttcccaatattgcgaatctccccggtcatccaccCACGAAATCTGGTGAGAGTTcccatcgcaccctattagtaacTCGTTTCTCGTACTCCACCAGCAGTTGCAgatccgacgtgggtggcggtgtcggcgagtcgaaaggcagataaagtggtaCCAGGTATGCCCTACCGTCTCCctatctcaccactgttgcaaccgacgttgacaactctgggaaaatatataattaaaatgtttatgacaaataacgcaggtcctcggcctagtaccagtgttagcatagaataattggtagttgatatggttcagtccagaaactttgtaccGGGTCGTCCAtgttaaggcaatatgaatcttgcccttgctgattttctccatcagagcgggAGTAACAGTCTCTCTCCGgtagaggtttatctggattaccacAATCATTGgttctccagtaaatgggcatcttgggagtaggtgatgatctgttatttagactgcattgactttattgtcactgcactgcctgatgtcatcgtattaggttctttgtctagtctagtcattcgactctttataaagtcggtaatggttccatcgtcgctgtattgggtttccattccctgtactgcctgatgtttcaatacaagGATCTATGCCTATCTTAAGTAAAAggacttcttgggagtaggtggtggtaccatcatcggcttcctgttcgttgggttgcattgagactcctgtcgctgcgctgcctaatgtttcaatattagattctttacctatcccagtattccgaatctttaaatCGGTGATGGGTCCGCCGTCGGGTCCCTTTTTGTAAGGCTGTGTTTGAGTCTGTAATACAgcaaacttttcaaaaaaaattaaagttccaAATTGAACAACTTTATTGACTTGCTTGTTGCTAACGAAAAAACGAATGTTCTCATTAAAGCGAAAAATGTAACTTCAACCAAAAATACAACTGCACTTATGTATAAAAAAGACTTCATGTACAAAAAAGGTTTATGTacatacactcacacatacataAAAGTGCATCCCCAATCGATTAGCACAGACAGCGACCAGACAGAAATGCGCTGGCGTATGTGTGAAAGTGCATGCATGCACTTAGATTGGTAGGCAGGTAATAGATTTGAGATGTTGCACAAAAGCAGTAACAATaacttgaataaaatttttgggtaacAGCAGCAGCCAAACCAAACAGGGCCGGGCTTGCGGTTAACATTCTACCCCCATTATAGGACTTGGGGCTTCAACCGATTCATCAATTGCTAGTTTAGTTACAGCTCTCCTAAATATTCCGCTGCTTGTTCGGACGTTCACCACTCGCACTATTCCCTCTACGCCCTTTATAGTTTCAACTACTCGTCCCATTTGCCATTTTAGTGGTGGTAAATTTTCATCTTTTATTATCACTATGGTGCCAACACTTTGAAACTGCGATTTTGACTGCTCTTGTAGAAGAGTTAAATAGGAATTGCTCCACTTTCTCCAAAAAAATCTGTTGCAATTCCGAAACCTTTTGCCAATTGTTAAGACGACCGAAATTTATCCATGACATATATGGTTCGGATATTGAAATAAGTGGGCCACCCACTAAAAAATGTCCGGACGTTAATATATCCAGGTCCTCGGGGTCTTCGGAGAGCGAGCACAATGGGCTAGAATTCAAAATCGCAGAAGTTTGGAAGACTAGTGTGCATAGTTCGTCGAATGTAAGTGTATTGAGGTCAGTTGCTCGATGGAAATGGAATTTAGCAGGCTTTACAGCCGCTTCCCGGAGACCACCAAAATTTGGCGATCTGGGTGGAATAAATTTCCAATCAATGCCATCATCAACGCATTGATCATGAATGGCATTTAGATGTGATCgccttgaaaatatttgcttCAATTCATCCAACTCATTTTTTGCTGCCACAAAATTTGTCGCATTGTCGGATCAAATCGTTTTGGGTTTGCCTCTAGTGGCAGCGAAGCGTCGTAGTGTGCACAAAAATGACGGCGTTGACAAGTCTTGGACAACCTCGAGATGAGTTGCCTTTGTTGAAAAACAAACGAATAGACAAATATAGCATTTCACAGGAGGGCGACTTCACCTCAGACTTGTAAAAGAATGGCCTACAAAAATCGATAGCAGTTGTATGAAAAGCTCTATTTGGTCTTACTCGGTCTGATGGCAAATTTCCCATCACGTGTTGCAGAAATTTCGGCTTCATTCGAAAGCAAACACTGCGCTTCAGCATGCAGCAGCTTATGATGAAAATGCATCCCCATTGACGCGGTAAAGGGATGTTTTTTGGGCAGAATAATGGAGTGACGAGCATCAAAGTCTAGCGTTGAGTTGTGGAGACGACCACCAAGTCGATTTAGACCAAAATCATCAATAATTGGCGCCAACGAATACAATTTGCTCTAGGATGCGATTCCCTTTTTTGATTTCAACGCCTTATATTCTTCAGGAAAATGGACAAGCTGGGTATTTTCACTATCAGGGGTTAATACTTCAGTTTGGCCGCTCAAtttggaatttaaaaatttagaaacacacaaaaaatcgTTGCattttcgaaaaagaattgcgataCTTACACTATATCGTCAAATCAGTGAGGGTAAGTCATCCACTGATATGAAGTATCAGGTCAGTTTGAAGTTTTATTTAGCAGGAAGCTTGGACCATCTTTCCATAGTGATGAATGGATTAGCTCCCCAGGAAATTTCGACATATACTCAATCCACGATGAATATAACGATTGAGGCAATCCCATTGAAGATTGAGTTTCCACAAATgctgcataaacatttttgccTTTGTAATGAAACCCAATGGATCGTAAAGACGGGCAATCGAAGACAATATGGACCGCTTTGCCACCATCTTGCAGTTATCAATGGGGATaaacgaaaaaattaaattgtcacTCTGAGGATCCCAAGTGAGGCCAAGAGTTTTGGTGACATCGCTTCCGTCGGGAAATTTCAACAATGTTTCGTAGTCTTCTGTAGGAACATCTCGTAGAGCATTTGGATCGTTGGAGCACCATTTGCGAATCGAGAATTAGCCCTTTTTAAGTAAAGCAGTCACTTGATGACTTATGTCTTCGACATCTGCTATGGAATTGCCACCGGAAAGCATGTCATCTACGTAGAAGTCACGCAGAACCACTTTGGAACCCACTAGAAAATTCTCCTGTTCATTCCCTTGAGGAGTTAACGCTGCTGAATGGATGGGGCTCGGTTAGGCGGGAAGAAATGTCACCAATATCCAAGGAGGGAAGTGGACTGTATGTtggttttaaaattgaaatggaCTGGAGCTTCGAACAACAGATGAGGGCGAACAGATATGTGGTTTTTGGTAACCACAGATTCTCCAAGTAGTGGCAGATACGAATAATGAGAGTtggttaaataaaacaaaatcgtgGGGTTAGATTTGTAGGTGTATTTATTCAAGAAGGGTTGAGATGCTCACCAGTTGATCGATTATGCAAAAGTGAACGAGTTCTTAAGCCTAACTTGCCAAGATAGTTACTTTTTGtggaatttctttgttttttaaatactcGTTTAAACTAAAGTAGTCATTCACAATAATTCATTCAGTTTAATTCATAACAATGACTTTAAGACTAAGGCAAGTATACATAACTAGAGTAAAGGAAATTCAGTGGCGCTAAAAAACTAAGTCCAAGCTCGAAGTTTGGACATGCCGCCGGGCCAGAAGAAGATCAATTTGTGTTAGAACATAGCACTGAGGCTAAAGCTCGAATAGCTTCAGATAAAATCTGTTGATTAGCCTTTGCTGGGCTATTGGTGTTAGCTGTGTCGTCGGTTtggattttgttgttgctgttgttgttgttaggctTGATATTAATATTACGGCGATGGCAGCGTTGTCGATGAATGTTTTCTCTCACGTCGGATTTATTGCGGTGATTGTTGCTATTGGAACCTTTTGGACTTACTGGTTGTCGCTTGTGATCCATATTGGGTGCTTTCACATAATTAGGATGCAGCAGTGTATGGTGGGGTCTTCCACATTTCCGGCACATATTTCCCGATCGACAATCCCGAAATCGATGACTTCTTGCTAGACAGTTGACGcaatatattttctttagaaCGAGGATGTTACGTTCTTTCGGGGTCATCGCTATGAATTTAGGGCAAATTTTTAAAGCATGGAATCGGTTGCACAACGTGCATTTATACACATTAGGCTTAGAAATTTGCGCTCTTATGGGTGATCTGGAATGTAAATTTTGTTGATAAGTTATGAGAGTGATGAAATTAGATGAGAGGAAATTAGTTTCGGTTAGTATGAATGAGTTTATTAATTTGAGTTTGATTCCGTCGTATTCTCGAATGGAAGAAAACATAATTTGACAATTGGCCGATTTAGAATTCCAGTTGCAGTACGTACGTCTGCAATTCTAACATTATTGTCCGAACCTAGATAAGTCTTCTCTATTCTTCCTAATCGCCATTCACTAGGGGGTAACAAATCATCCATTATTGCTACCAAATCCCCTACTCTCAAATTGGGTTTTTTTGTCTTCCATTTATAACGCTTGTGCAGAGTCTTGAGATATTCCTCCTTCCATCTCAAGGCGAATTGATGGTGAATAGCCTTTAATTTCAACCAACGGTTTATCAGAGAAATATTGGGAGAAAGTGGTTCAGGAAAGGCTAATATGGGTGAACCCTTAAGAAAATGGCCTGGGGTCAATGCGGTTAAGTCGGCTGGATCGTCCGACATTGCAGAAATGGGGCGGGAGTTTAA from the Stomoxys calcitrans chromosome 1, idStoCalc2.1, whole genome shotgun sequence genome contains:
- the LOC106092072 gene encoding uncharacterized protein LOC106092072, which encodes MTPLVLVQSYGKKSCADIIKEILKSNGDEFDVTVQKFKEQEIETYKLNIITKYFKTQISLFVCEDFNKIRPDLLPLVEGCIFYFDPDNESFCADVAPLNKFMADNNIDTSCFITNNVSENLLIYNLTKQFKLSIIDLNEQWDDEHCGYQEVLQILRNKVWSSVDLSDIRCEKETNNALDNDLKEEYCNVEQQLNEFEDLVNSIQTFKTLSQNLSRDDVLNNAEILAEQFVKMLSED